The nucleotide sequence CCAGCCCCTTGGCCTGGCGCAGCAGCAGCTTGGCCCCCTCCGCGTCGTTGCGGCGCTTGGCTCCCAGCGCGGCCtccagcagccgccgccgccggccctccaggaacaggagctgctgccgggctgggggggggcacagagcgtcccgggggggtgggggaggagaggtgcatcccacaCCACCCCTTATACCCCCTATGACACacgcaccaccccccccccgcctcagccccccccccccccccagtgccccttgccccccccccagcaccccaacaccccattcccacacatacaccccccagacctcctttgcccccccagcaccccaacaccccattcccacccacccccaccccccccagcaccccattcccacacccccccccccccccagaccccctttgcccccccccagcaccccattcacacacacacaccacccccccccacctcagccccccccccaccccagtgccccttgccccccccccagcaccccattcccacacatacaccccccccagcaccccattcacacacacccccccccagcaccccattcccaccccccccacccccccaacaccccattcccacacacccccccagacctcctttgcccccccccccagcaccccattcccacacacacaccccccccagcaccccattcccaccccccccacccccccaacaccccattcacacaccaccccccccagaccccctttgccccccccccggcaccccaacaccccattcacacacacactccccccaaccccttttgccccccccccccccagcaccccaagtccCCTTCAGCCCCCCCACTCCCTTCACCCCCTGACACCCCCGTCCCCCCTTGACCCCCGGCCCCcctttcgccccccccccccagcatcccagtcccctccaccccccctgcaccctggtccccctcagcccccccccaccccaagtccCCCCTGACGCCCCCCCGTCCCAGGcagactcgggggggggggggacacgcagtGCCGGTGGGGGTCGGTACCTCTGGAGgcgtttttgggggggggtttggcccCCGCAGCCGGATTCGGGGGGGCGGaggcccgggggggcggcgggggctgcctgggctggggggctCTCGCCGGGGCAGTGCgggggggcggctgggatgggggggggacacacagtgtcagaggacgggggggggggggagaacacaagacacacacacacacccccccgcaggcgctggggggcggggggagcatcccctccagacccctccccgTGCCCCGTTTTGGGTCCTtatgggggggggaagtgggtcAGGGGGTCCcgagcccccccaaaacccccaccttTGCTTCCTCGgcgccatcctcctcctcctcttcctcctcccgggGGTCCCCCTGGGTGGCCAACTGCGCCGCCgcctccagcagcccccccaggtccccccccccggccggcgcCTCCGCCCCCGGGATGGGCTGGAagcctgggaaaggggggggggggcaaagggcagggtgatgggggggggggggggtaccaaAGGGTCCCCCCAACCCCTcgctgggctgggggtgcccgaATCTTCCTCCCCGAGACACCCCTGGGGCCGGGAAAAcagcccccccagacaccccgGGGCAAAAGGAGGGGGGCAAatacccgggggggggggcaaaagggagTGAGGAAAATAGCTGGagagggggggagaaagggaggggggcAAATACCTGGGGGAGGGGTGAAATGGAGGGGGTCAAatacccggggcggggggaggcgaaAGGGAAGGGGGCAAATACCCGGGGGGGGGCAAATCCCTGGGGAGGGGTGAAAGGGAGGGGGGCAAATACCCGGGGGTGAGGGAGCGAAAGAGAGAGGGGCAAATAAATGGGGAGGGGGGCAAATATCTGGGGGAGGGGTGAAATGGAGGGGGTCAAatacccgggggggggggggggggggggaaagagagaggggcAAATACCTGGGGGGGAGGGCAAAAGGGAGGGGGGTAAACACCCAGCAGGGGTGAAAGAGAGAGGGGCAAATACCGGGGGGGGGCAAataccctgggggggggggcaaatacCTGGTGGAACGGGCAACTCGGAGAAATCCACCGTTTTCCCCGCTTTGTGGGCCCGGATGGCGGCCTGgtattgctggggggggggggggggggaaaggggaggggggcggtttgagcccggggtggggggtgccgTGCCAAGCGGCACGCGGGACACGCGTGACACACGCCTGGGACACGCACCGTGACGATGCGCTGGTGCATGCGGGCTTTGCGGGCGTCCCCTCGGGCCtcggccgcctccgccgccccccgGTAACGCTCCATGCGCTGCTGCAGGGCCTCCAGCGCgtcccgggggggcggggggggctctggtttatttttttttttggggggggggggggggtagggagaaaacaaggaggggggggggtgagagAAAAAAGCTTGAATCCACCTTTTCTCTCTCCGTTTCCTCTccttgggctgggggggggcgtggggggggtaaggggggggggggtctggaaCTTACCCTCGGGACtctgagccgggggggggtggggggccggCCCCGGGGGGGTCGTGGGGGGCCGGGATTGGGCGGGGGGCGAGAGCGGCTCCTTCGGCAGGGggtctgtggggagagggggaccaTCGGCAcctggggggcaggaagggggggggggggggagatggggacaccaTGATGGGGATCAAgaggcccccccccaccccccccccagccccccatcaCGTACCCGGGGGGGGCGGCACCTGGCTCAGCCCCACGGGGcggccctgccccacggcctccAGCAGCGGCTCCAGGCTCTGGGGGAAAaacacagacccccccccccaaaaaaagaatgaggggggggggggggcacggaaatttaagtttttttttttttttctccgctcTGGAGAAATTTGGGGCGATCTCGAGCGGGGGAAGGGAAATCCTGGggtctctctcctcccccccccccccccgatttcccccccccgcccccagggcCGTACCTTGGCCACCCGGTAGAGCTTGGTGGCCGCCTCCAGGTccccgcgccgcttggcttgtaGCGCTGCCAGCTGGTAGCCACGCTGCCGGTCCCGCAGCAGCCCCTCGGTGGCCCCCGAgcctggaggaggggaggggggggacacacacaaacacacacacacagaggggagAGGTgttacacacaccccccccaccaccactttcCCCGCTGGCCACGGGGGCTACGGCCAcctctggggggggggaagtagcCAAAGACttgcctggggggggacacggcgaGGAAGGAGATGGTTTCGTCTCCGGAGACGCGACGCCGacgggagggggctgggggagattttgggggggccgggggagaTTCTGGGGGGCATCGGGCAGAGAGGAGgccggggggggcagcggggggctcACCCCCTTCCCCAGAGCCACCGGGGGGGGGATTTCCTCCTCCTGGATCTTCTTCCCCTTCTTGACGTCCGCCAGGAGGGTCTCCAGCGTCTGCAAcacggggtgagggggggggggggtgtcaaacGGCCCCCCCCGTCCCGTTCCccggggaaaaggggggggggggggtaaactgccccaaaactgccccaaaactgccccaaaactgccccaaaactgccccagaaAGGGCCCGGGGGGCTCTCCCCCACCAGGGATCCAGCCCCAAATTCTACAAACTCCTTGttctccccccaaaatcccccccccctcagcccccccactctcccagccgggggcggggggtgttCCCAGGGGGGGGGATGGATTCCTCAGGGAAGGGGGGAACTTGGggacaaacaccccccccccccggggctccaaAAACCCCTCTGAAGGGTTAAAaaccacccccctcctccccagtcccagccccgaGAGACCCCAAttaaccccccccccaattaacacacaccccaccccccccccaattaaCACGCTGAAATTGAgggacactccccccccccagttttcccCGAGGAATTCCTGCCCTAAagacaaaccccccccccccaaaaaaaaaaaaaaccaggaaactcTGGGAGCTCCCGACCCGAGGGTTTGGGTTTAAttaaagagggaagggaaaggaagtggggcccccccccgcgcccccccccccaaggtttgGGCTCACCTTGAGACCCCTCTGGTAGCGTCGCAGGCGGGCGCcgtccccggcccccccggcccccccgatGGCCGCCCGGTACATGTCCGCCCGCTCCCGCAGCCGCCGCTCCATTCCCTCGGGATCCGGGGGGGGCTCCGGCACCTGcgggattccccccccccccccggggagatgctgggacatggggatgggaaggggggggggctctcccgctgctcccagcgccccccccccccatgaagAGGGATTGTCTGAAAAGGGCTAAAAAGGGGGATTCCGGGAGAGGTTTTGCTCATAGATCCCCGTAAATCGGCTaaaccccccccgggggggggacacaaagggaaaccatctcctcctgcccccccccccccccccgaaagggtTTTACCTCtccgggggggggctgtgccacAGACTCACAGTTTctcgtttggggggggggaagaaaagaaacaaaaaatgccCCCAAACGgcaagaaaagggggggggggggggggggaagatctCACCGTCTGTCGCACCGTGGGGGGAGGCATCGgcgcggcccccccgccccccccgctgTCACCCAGCACCTCCTGCAGCTCCGCCTGCCgagggacacccccaccccccccagtcaCCAGCTGGGGCCAGGAagccctttttgggggtgggagagggcaaggagtaaagcccccccccccccccccccgagcccccccaggGTGAGGGGAGAAGCCCCAGAGAGAGGAGCCCCCCCCCAAGGGTGAGGACTGAACCCGCAGAGAGAGGAGCCCCCCCCAAAGGTGAGGACTGAACCCCCAGAGAGGAGCCCCCCCGAGGGCAAGAAGCCCCCCCCAAGGGCGAGAGGAGAAGCCCCAGAGAgaggagcccccccagggtgAGGAGCCCCCCCCAAGGCTGAGGACTGAACCCCCAGAGAGAGGAGCCCCCCCAGAGAGAGGAGCCCCCCCCCGAGGGCGAAGGGAGAAGCCCCAGAGAGAGGAGCCCCCCCAGAgagaggagccccccccccgAGGGCAAGAAGCCCCCCCCAAGGGCGAGAGGAGAAGCCCCAAAGAGAGGAGCCCCCCCAGGGGTGAGGGGAGAAGCCCCAGAGAcaggagccccccccccaagGGTGAGGACTGAACCCCCAGAGAGAGGAGCCCCCCCCCTGAGGGCAAGGAGCCCCCCCCAGAGACCGAACGCCCCCCCTCACCATCAGatcctcttcatcatcttcctcctcctcctcctcctcctgggggtCCCTCATGCAGAGCGCCGCCATGCGCTCGATGGCCTCCATGGgcaggggggctgcgggggggggggcattttttGGGGCCAAATACCTGTTTCTTGACAGTTTAAGCCCAGGAGCAGCGGAGTCTGGGCCGGGGGGGGTAAAAATAACCCGACGGGAGCTGCTTTcttcacggggggggggggattaattaTCCCCAAaatggacggggggggggacactgaggaggggggggactgagggggggggggggacagcactCACCTGTCCCCTGGGGCTTCTCCCCCGGCGCGGGGGGGCCACCccccagcagcgccagcagctcggcctccagcccggcccccccctcctcctcctcctcctcttcatcccccGCCGGCCCCAGCTCCGGCAGCAAAcccatctgggggggggggacacacagccccgagccgggggggggtcacacacacacacacacacggagcccAGGCCGCCCCCGgtgacccccccgccccaccccagGGTGAGGGAAAGCAATTAAGGCAATTAATTAAAGGGCGGAGATAAAGATGGCAAAGGGCACCCCCAgcgtcctggggggggggtgtcacagccagcccccccccccccagtgttcccagtgctcccagtgtcccGGGGGGGTCACACCCAGCTCCCCCAGCGTCCCCaatgtcccggggggggggggggccatatccagtgtccccagtgtcccggGGGGGTcacacccagcccccccccagtgtTTTCAGTGTCCCCAGCGCCCCCAGTGTCCCGGGGGGGTCACAGCCACCCTCCCCAGTGCCCTCAGTGTcctaggagggggggggggggggggtgtcacagccaGCCCCCCCCactgtcccggggggggggggggtcacaccgGGCCGTACCTGCCTGGCGATGGCGGCGCCGTggcccggcgcggggggggggtctcctggCTCTGCTCATGTCCCCGGCCCTCCCCCGGCTGAGCTGAGCTAAAGGGGGGGGGAACGGCCTGAGGGTGGGGgatcccagctcccccccccgcgAGACCGAACAGagccccccccgttcccccccccggaccccttcctccctcacaaagccccttccccccccctgcagccccccagaaACCTCAATTTCCAGCCCCCCCCGAtaccctgtcccacccccagccccccccggcaccccaactccctcccggccccccccgagcccccaccccagccccccccggcaccccaactccctcccagcacccccgAGCCCCTATCCCAGCCCCCCCGACACCCCAactccctcccggcccccccccgagcccccaccccaaccccccgaCACCCCAAttccctcccggcccccccccgagcccctatCCCAGCCCCCCCGACACCCCaactccctcccagcccccccccgagcccctatCCCAGCCCCCCCGACACCCCAAttccctcccggcccccccccgagcccctatcccagcccccccggcaccccaattccctcccggcccccccccgagcccctatCCCAGCCCCCCCGACACCCCAAttccctcccggccccccccgaGGCCCCGTTCCCCCCTCACAAGGCCTCACACCCCCTGCCCCTCAcactcccagcccccccctccccccccccaaagccctatcccccgccccggtccccccTCAGACGTgacccccgggccccccccggcccctcaccCCCCGGTACCGGCTCcgtccgtgtgtcccccccccccgggctctcACTCACTTCCTGCTCCGCCCGCCGCTGTCAACAACCCGCCGCGCTTTACGGCGCCGCCGTCGCAAAAACTCCCACCGTCGCAATTCCCTTCGCGGCGCCTTTTTTTCTTTCCGGCAGACTACaactcccggcgtgccccgcggaaaaggcgggaaaagcgtgaggtgatggggggggcgggaaataGCGCCTCCTCTGGGGAGCGGGGAAATGGGGAGGGGGGTTCGgttccctctgctgcccccccggggtggggggtgatgTCGGTGGGGAAGGGCAGGTTGAGGCCCTGAGGGTGgaacgggaggaggaggaggaggaggcagcgagGGGCTGGTCGGTGATGGCCGCCCGGTTCTCCCCCCCCAAGGTGAGCGGAGGGATGGGCAAGCGCAGGAACGAGCAGCCGCCAGGTAAtggcgggaggggacgggggccGTGAGGGGGTGGGGGCCATGAGGGGACAGGAGATGTGAGGGGGTGGGGGACGTGAGGGGATGGGGGACGTGAGGGGATGGGGGCCATGAGGGGACAGGAGATGTGAGGGGATGGGGGAtgtgaggggatgggggacatgaggggacaggAGATGTGAGGGGATGGGGGACGTGAGGGGATGGGGGCCATGAGGGGACAGGAGATGTGAGGGGATGGGGGACgtgaggggatgggggacatgaGGGGGTGGGGGCCATGAGGGGACAGGAGATGTGAGGGGAGGGGGGTTGTGAGAAGATGGGGGACATGAGGGGATGAGGGTTGTGAGGAGATGGAGGCCATAAGGGGACAAGGGTTAGGAGGAGacaggggccatgaggagacggAGGCCatgaggggacaggggacatgaggGGATGGGGATGTGAGGAGATGGAGCTCATGAAGGCACAGGAgctgtgaggggagggggccatGAGGAGATGGAGGCCACGAGGGGGTGGAGGCCACGAGGGGGTGGAGGCCATGAGGAGACAGGGCCCATAAGGAGATGGAGGCTGTGAAGGCATGAGGGACATGAAGAGTTGGAGGCCATGAGGGGACAGGGGACGTGAGAAGACAGGAGACATGAGGGGACGGGGGACGTGAGGGGACGGGGGACGTGAGGAGATGGAGACCATGAGGAGATGAGGGTTGTGAGGAGATGGAGGCCATGAGGGGATGAGGGACACGAGAAGATGGAAGCCATGACGGGACAAGGGTTGTGAGAAGATGGAGACCATGAAGGGACAAGGGTTGGGAGACTGGGGACATGAAGGGACAGGAGCCATGAGGGGGACAGGAGCCatgaggggatggggacatgaggggacaggAGCCATGAAGGGACAGGGGGCCATGAGGAGATGGAGGCCATGAGGGGATGGGGGTTAGGAGGAGACAGGGGACATGAAGGGACGGGGGGTCGTGAGGAGATGGAGGCTGTGAGGGGACAGGGCCCGTGAGGGGACGGGGGTCGTGAGGGACAGGGCCTGGGGGGGAATGGCGTCCCCCTTCCCTGGGAGGCAGCGTCCGCCGAGGAGCCCCACGCGCTGCCCCACGTCTCCCCATCTGCCTCCCGGTGTTCCCTGCTCaaaccttcccctccctgccatgATCACGAACCCGTTCAGCTGCAAAAAACTCCTGTTTGGAAGCGAAAGGACGCCCGGTTTTCACCTTTTCTGCCCCTTTTTCCTcacaccctgcccccccccgcccccgggagccttcgggggctgagggcagggggTGCCCGGGGCCTGGGCTCACCCCACCCTGCGGGAACCCGGGCTGTTTTGGGGATAAAACACAAAAAGCAGGTTTCTCCTGGGGTTTAGTGACACCAAATGACACCCAACCCCTCTGAGGCGAGGCCCAGCgtccccccgaaccccaaaacctgGCGTATTGTGgggtgggtttattttcttttcgcCCTCCGTTAAAGCAGGAAAAGGCGAATTCCAGGTTCCCGGCAGCAAGCGGAGCTGGCGGGAGGATTCGGCGGCGCCGGGAGCCGAGGGCTCCGAGGGGATGGGACGGGTGACAGCGGGTGATGCCGGGGGCCAAGCCCCATCCCCGGCACCGATGGACCCCGACAGCGGCGTGGGGGAGGACACCCCGAGGAGGTACCGGGTGAACCGGGGGGGCTGTGGATGAACTGGGGGGTTTGCAGCTGATCTGGGGGTTTGCGGCTGAACTGGGGGGGCTGTGGATGAATGGGGGGGCTGTGGATGAACTGAGGGGGGGGGTTGCAGCTGAACCGGGGAGCTGTGGATGATCTTGGGGGGGTTGTGGCTGAACTGGGGGGGGTTGTGGATGAACCAGGGGGGGGTTGTGGATGAACCGGGGGGCTTGTGGCTGaactgggggggggctgtggatgAATGGGGGGGGTTGCAGCTGATTTGGGGGGCTGTGGATGAACTGGGGGGGTTGTGGATTGACAGGGGGGTTGTGGATTGATGGAGGGGCTAGGGCTGAACCGGGGGGGCTGCGGCTGAACCGGGGGGGCTGTAGATGAACCGGGGGGGTTGCGGCTGAACCGGGGGGGGCTGTGGATTGATGGAGGGGCTGCGGATGAACCGGGGGGGCTGTAGATGAACCGGGGGGGCTGTAGATGAACCGGGGGGGCTGTAGATGAACCGGGGGGGTTGCGGCTGAACCGGGGGGGGGCTGTGGATTGACGGGGGGGTTGCGGCTGAACCGGCGCCGTCCCCGTCCTGATGGTTGGAGGGTTCCCCAGCCCAAGCGGTGCCGGGGAAGCGGCTGTGCCGGAGCAGAGCCGGGCCGGGGAGCGCGGCCCCAGCCCCTCGCCGCAGGTACGAGGTCTCTCCCGGCGTCGCGGCCCCCGTGGCCAGACTGGGCCGTGGGTATTTACGCCCAAGAAcggcagggtttggggggggggggggtgttttttggttAATTGGGGAGCGCTGCCGGCACCCTCTCCCTTCAGGAAGGACGAGGCACCGGCCTCGGCGCGTCCCCGGAGGCGGCGTCTCCACCGGAGTCACCCCGAGAGGCCAACTCGGCgctggaggagggagcaggggctCGGCCGGCGGGCACCCCGGCGCGGCAGGGAAGCCCCGGTGAAGCGCCGGAGGCCGAGAGCCAAACCCCGAGCGGGACGGGGGACGCCGGTGACGGTCCCCGGGGCTGTTCCGAGGCGCCGGTGGCGGGAGAGGAGGCGGCCGGCGGAGAGGCGGCTCTGCCGACGGATGCTCCCGGCGGCACCGCGACGCCGGAGCCTCCTCACCGCGAGGGGAGAGGTGACGGCGGCGAGCGCGGCGGTGACGCCGAACCGAGCCCGGAGGCTCCGGTAAACGCCGGCGAAGGTGAATCCGGTGCCGGATCCGAGGGGGCGGCCGGAGGAGAGCAGCGGGAAGCGGCCAAGGAGGCGGCAGAGGTTTCGGGGGGATCCCTCCCGACGGCGGAGGGCACCGGTGCTGCTGACACCACGGCTGCGGCGAGCCCTTCCCCGCCAAAATCCTCGGGAGACGCCGAGGGCGGACGGGAGGAGGAGGCCGGAGGGGGAGACGCCCCCGGGAGCGGCTCGGCACCGGATCCGGCCGTGCCGGAGGCTGGGATCGCGGCCGGGGGCAGCCACGGCCAAGGAGGCACCGAGGAGCCGGAGCCGCTGGGGGGGAACGGCCCCCAGCTCCCGCCGCCGCAGGTAAATCTGCCGGGGGAACGGGggacaaacccccccaaaaatgtataaccaccccccaaaaatgtataaccaccccccaaaaatgtataaccaccccccccaaaatgtataaccaccccccaaaaatgtataaccaccccccaaaatgtataacccccccaaacaccaaacaaccccccaaaaatgtataacccccccccaaaaatgtataaccaccccccccaaacaccaaacaacccccccaaaatgtatagccaccccccccaaaatgtataaccaccccccccaaacaccaaacaacccccccaaaatgtaTAGCCACCCCTCCCAAAATGTATAACCCCCCCAAACaccaaacaaccccccaaaaatgtataaccaccccccaaaaatgtATAACCACCCCCCAAATGTataaccaccccccccaaacaccaaacaacccccaaaaatgTATAGCCACCCCCCAAAAATGTATAACCACCCCCAAACACCAAACAACCCCCCGAAACGCCAAATGAATCCCCCCAAATgccaaaccaacccccaaaaataCCAAAACGACCCCCCAAAAcaccagcccaccccccgaagttccaaacaacccccccaaatgTCAAACCATCCCCCCGAAACGCCAAACCAACCCCCCCTAAACaccaaacaccccccaaaaatgccaaacaaccccccaaaacgcCAAACCAACCCCCTGAAACACCAAACCAACCCCCGAAACGCCGAACCAAGCCCCCGAAACACCCAACAACCCCCCCAAATGCcaaaccacccccccaaaacgccaaaccacccccccaaaacgCCAAACCAACCCCCCAAGTGCCACAAAATGCCAAACGAATCTCCTAAAATACCCAAAATACCCAAACCCTCCCGCTAAacaccaaaccaaccccccccaaacaccgaacaacccccccaaaatgccaaaccaaccccccccccccccccaaacgccaaagcaaccccccccaaaatgccaaaCGAACGCCCCAGGACACCCAAACCACCAACACCCTCCCCCAAACACCAAACAGAACCCCCCAAACGCCAGAGGAATCCCCTAAAATACCCAAAAcaccaccaacccccccaaaaaaaaaccccaccgagCTCCCCCCAGTAAACACCAACCCCCCCCAGTAAACaccaacagcccccccccaatAAACGCCAAGCCCCCCACCAAAActcctgaaccccccccccaaaaatacctGAAAGACCAAACAACCCCCCCTGAAAGGggagaatcccccccccccgcctcggagCGGGAGGGGGTGGGTCTGGGGGCCCCCCCTCAGGGTTTCACCCCTGActctccccccacagccccccccgacccccggcACTGCCGCGCTGGAGCCGGGACGGAGCCGGGACCCGGAGACGCCGAAggcgggcgaggaggaggagaaggccccggcgcagccccagccctggtgagagaaggtgggggggggtgttgaggagggggggacacacacacacacaaaccccttcCTTTTGGGTGAAAACCACCCGGATTTGGTGCAAACGTCCCGGTTTCCCGGCAGGGAGGACGCCACCGACGTCGTCTGCGGCCTCATCCTGGAGCTCTCCAACCTCAAGTGAGTGCCGGATCCGGATCCGGGGGGGGGCGACGGATTCCTGGGGGGTCGCGGTGACGGGGACGTGGGGGGGATCCCCCCGGgtgacggggacgggggggggggtccccgggtgACCCCTGTGCCCCGCAGCCGCCTGGCCATGGGCGCCCACCGGGGCCTGGAGTCCCTGCGGAGGCCGAAGCCGCGGCGCAGGCGGTGGCCGGTGTCGGTGCCGGGCGGGAGGAGGCGGAAGGAGCCGGAGCCGCATCCAGCGGGATTTTATTAACCGAAAAAGCCGAGGCTTGGAACAGAATTTGGGACAAATAAACGCTTTTCCCTCAACGGGGGGGAAATAACGGGTAAAGAacgacccggggggggggggggggcacggtgaCGGTGACGGTGACGCCGGCCCGGCCGGAGCACGGCAGCCGCGGGTGCCGCCGGCGTCgccaaaaacccacccacccaccccaaaagCAGCCAGCGCCGCCCCCggcgggggggtgttgggggggggaaccccTCCTTGCCtcct is from Numenius arquata unplaced genomic scaffold, bNumArq3.hap1.1 HAP1_SCAFFOLD_1263, whole genome shotgun sequence and encodes:
- the LOC141478058 gene encoding LOW QUALITY PROTEIN: coiled-coil and C2 domain-containing protein 1A-like (The sequence of the model RefSeq protein was modified relative to this genomic sequence to represent the inferred CDS: deleted 1 base in 1 codon), with amino-acid sequence MSRARRPPPAPGHGAAIARQMGLLPELGPAGDEEEEEEEGGAGLEAELLALLGGGPPAPGEKPQGTAPLPMEAIERMAALCMRDPQEEEEEEEDDEEDLMAELQEVLGDSGGGGGAAPMPPPTVRQTVPEPPPDPEGMERRLRERADMYRAAIGGAGGAGDGARLRRYQRGLKTLETLLADVKKGKKIQEEEIPPPVALGKGVSPPLPPPASSLPDAPQNLPRPPQNLPQPPPVGVASPETKPSPSSPCPPPGSGATEGLLRDRQRGYQLAALQAKRRGDLEAATKLYRVAKSLEPLLEAVGQGRPVGLSQVPPPPDPLPKEPLSPPAQPPPPPKKKNKPEPPPPPRDALEALQQRMERYRGAAEAAEARGDARKARMHQRIVTQYQAAIRAHKAGKTVDFSELPVPPGFQPIPGAEAPAGGGDLGGLLEAAAQLATQGDPREEEEEEEDGAEEAKQLLFLEGRRRRLLEAALGAKRRNDAEGAKLLLRQAKGLEPLLQAARSGLPVDIAK